CGAATTAACACTTACTGTTGAACCCCGCAGTAAGGAAGTTAAAGCCAAGGATTTACTGAAAACTGGAAAAATACCCGCTGTGGTATATGGTCCAGATGTCGAGCCTTTTAGCATCTCTCTTTATAAGGTGGATATCATGAAGCACATAAACCACCTTAGTGAAACTACGGTTATTACCCTTGTCATGGAGGAAAACGGTGAGAGAAAAGAGATTCATGGATTTTTGAAAGCCGTCCAACGTGACAGAGTAACCGATTCTGTGATACATATTGACTTTTATGTACCTGCGAAGGGACACAAGATGGAGATTCATATTCCTATCAACTTCATTGGAAAAGCTAAGGGCGTTGAAAAAGGTGGAATACTCGAGCACGTTATGACTGAGCTTCCCGTCGAAGTGTTGCCCAAGGATATTGTGGATAGTATCGATGTTAATGTTGAACATCTCGATTTCGGCGATGTTCTGAGAGTAAAAGATCTACCCCTTCCAGAAGGCATTAAGCCATTGCTTGATCTTGAAGAAACTGTGGCCGTTGTAGAAGCCCCAAGAGCTGCCATCGTTGAGGAGGTTGTTGAAGCCGCCGAAGAAGAGGTTGAGCCTGAGGTGATCGAGAAAGGAAAGAAGGAAGAAGAGGAATAATTAATGCGTGTTTTTATAGGACTGGGGAATCCTGGCCCACGTTATGTGCTTACCAGACATAACGTGGGTTTTCTATTCATCGATGAAATATTAAAACAAAGTAAGCTTATAAGTACGTATGAAACCCATTTGTATCTTGCGCACCTGGTTGAATTTAATCAGCGTAATAAAGCACTGTTGGTGAAACCGATGACATTTATGAACCTGAGTGGAATCGCCGTAAAAAGGGTGTGCCAAGAATTCAATGTGCACAGTTTTGAAGAGATTATCGTCGCGTATGACGATATATGGATACCCCTTGGAAAGATAAGGATACGCAAAAACGGAAGTGATGGTGGGCATAACGGCCTTAAATCAATAATAAATTCACTGGAAACCATGTCTTTTCCACGGATCCGGATAGGCATAGGACCTAAACCCGAAAAAAACCTCACGGACTATGTGCTGGGTGAATTCACAAGCGATGAACTCAGCATTATAGGAAAAGTATTAAAATTAACCACAGAGGCTGCGAAAGAGCTGTGTCAGAGTGATATTAGCAAGGTAATGTCAAAATACAACAGTTTAGAGGTGGGCTGAATGGAATTTCTGCTTAAATCTCCTTTTGAGCCAAGTGGAGATCAGCCCGAAGCTATAGAGAGACTCGTGAAAGGCTTACAGAATGGTTACCATTTCCAGACTCTTTTAGGGGTCACGGGGTCAGGAAAAACCTTTACAATGGCCAGCATAATTGCGAAAACTCAGCGCCCTGCACTGGTAATATCCCCAAATAAAACACTTGTAGTCCAGCTTTATAGAGAGTTCAAAATGTTTTTTCCACAAAACAGAGTTGAACTGTTCATCAGTTATTATGATTATTATCAGCCTGAAGCTTACATTCCTAACAAGGATCTTTATATCGAAAAGGACGCTGAAATAAACAATATTCTTGCCAGAATGAGACTATCAGCACTCAAATCAGTGCTAACACGAAAAGACGTTGTGGTTGTCGCCAGTGTTTCTGCCATCTACGCCAGTGGTGATCCCAGGGACTTTGAAGAGCTGAATATCAAACTGGAGAAGGGGAATAGAATAAACAGGAGAGAACTCGCTCTTAAACTTTCTGCTCTGCAATATAATCGTTCGGAAGATGTTTCTGTTGGTGGGGTATTTCACATGAAAGGCGAGCTGATCGAAATATTCCCCCCATACGAAGAGTACGGTATCAGATTATACCTTTTTGATGATGAAGTTGAGAGGATAGTGTGTTTTGACCCGATAAACAGAAGTACCATTGAGGAGCTCGATAGAATAATTATTTACCCGGCAAAAGAATTCGTAACGACGGAAGAGAAAATTGCCCGATCAATAAAAAATATCGAAAAAGAACTCAGAGAACAGGTGACACTATTGGAGGGAAACGGGAAATATCTAGAGGCTCAAAGACTTAAGCAGAGAACACTTTATGATATCGAAATGCTGGAGACTCTTGGATACTGCAGTGGAATTGAAAATTACTCAAGATTCTTCGATGGAAGGAAACCCGGCGAACCGCCTTTCACCCTACTTGATTATTTCAATAAAGACGAACTCATACTATTCATTGATGAATCACACATAGCTGTTCCACAGTTGAGAGCAATGTACAGAGGCGATTACTCAAGGAAAAAGAATTTAGTGGAATACGGGTTCAGACTTCCTTCTGCTTTTGATAATCGTCCTCTTAGATATGAGGAATTTCTTGAAAAAGTGGGACAGATCATTTTTGTTTCCGCGACGCCTGGAGAGTATGAACTGTCCATATCTTCACAGGTTGTGGATCAGGTGATAAGGCCCACTGGCTTGATCGATCCAGAAGTTGTAGTGAAGCCAACGGAAAATCAGGTGGATGATTTCATCGAAGAGATGATGAAGGTCAAAGAACGGAATGAAAGAGCTCTGGTTACCGTGCTGACTAAGAAAGCTGCTGAGATGTTGAGCAGCTACCTCAATGAAATGGGTATAAGATCGGAATATCTCCACTCTGAACTGGATGCGGTGGAGAGGGTAGAGGTTCTCAAAAAACTTAGAGAGGGGTACGTTGATGTCGTTGTGGGTGTTAACCTTCTAAGAGAGGGGCTGGATCTTCCAGAAGTTTCTCTTGTCGCGATTATGGACGCTGATAGAGAAGGGTTTTTACGTTCAGAAACAACATTGATACAGACCATTGGAAGGGCGGCGCGAAATATAAACGGGAGAGTTTTACTCTATGCTGACAGAGTTACCAATTCGATGAAGCGTGCAATTGAAGAAACCAACAGAAGAAGATTGAAACAACTGGTTTATAATAAAGAGCATGGAATAACACCTGAAAGTATTATTAAGCCCCTTTACGAAAACATTTTTGCAGAAGCAACAGAACAAAATAAAAAGGAAGAAATGGCAAAGAACACGTATATTGAAGGAATTATGAGTCTTAAAGAGAATCTGGATATCGAGGATTATGTAGCGCTGCTCGAAGAAGAGATGCTCAGAGCGGCGAGTGAATTGAGATACGAAGACGCCGCTGTTCTCAGAGATGAGATATACAACGTCAAAAAGAAAAAGTGAGGTTGTTGCGATGAAGGTAGTATCAACCAACAAAAAAGCAAGGTTTCAATATCATTTGCTTGAAACTTATGAAGCTGGGATCCAGCTTCTGGGCACGGAAGTAAAATCCCTCCGGCAAGGTTCGGCTTCACTTTCAGAGGCTTTTTGTAAATTTGAAGATGGGGAATTGTATCTGTTAAACGCTAACATCAGCCAATACAGTCATGGTACCCATTGGAATCACGATCCCTTGAGAAAAAGAAAGTTACTATTACACAAAAAGGAGCTTCTGAAAATAAGTCAAAAAGTTAGAGAGAGAGGATTGACGATAATTCCCACAAAGATATATTTCAACGATCGGGGTATTGCCAAAGTAGAAATAGCCCTTGCCAAAGGAAAACGTTTATACGACAAAAGGGAAGATATCGCAAAGCGTGATATGGAAAGACGGCTGAAAAGAAAACTTGATATATGATTAGTTTTGTATTTCAATACCAAGAATATTATAATATCTTTTAAATGTACCTCTGTAATTCATTTAAAGTGATAAACCTTTCTGTGCTATAATTTTTGTATAATCGTTTTGAGGGAGGTGTGGTTATGAAGAAGACCTTTGCTGTATTGATATTAGCACTCCTATCCACATGGGCCTTTGCCACAGTTTACATCGGTTCAGGTGTAATCATGCACGCAACAGATGTGGGGACGGGTAAAGTCACGTTACCAGGCATAATGCTAAGAGTTGAAATGCCCCTTAATGACAACGTTGGTTTTTCTCTAAACGCTGAATTTGCTATGCTTTCCGTTGATAACAAAGCAGGTGCTTTAACCTTCGATTTCTATTTCAACCTTTTGTCCGATCCTGATCTGGTTAGTGTGAGATTGCTTCTGCCACTGGGATTGATTTTTGATACGGTCGACGGAAATCCAGATACTGCTTTTGGTGATCCACATATTGCAGCTGGCCTTGGACTTGAACTAACCGCTCCCATAGGCAAGAACATAGCTCTTCTTGGTACTATAAAAGGCCTGAGAGTCAAAGATTATCCAGCAAATCTTTATTCTCCCGTTTTCTTTGAATACTTCACCGGAGGACTTGGACTTGTTTGGAGTTTTTGATTCATGAAATGAAATCGTTGTTCTTTATTGTGGTTTTCCTGTTACTTGTATCCTCTTGCCTGGGTGCTAAAAATTATGACAAGTATCTGCATTTTTCTGTAAGTTTCACCGCCTATGGTCTATCCAGCTACATACTGGAAGACATAGGCGGTTTGCTATTTACACTATCTATTGGTATTGGAAAAGAGGTAAGGGACTGTTTTTCCCCCTCTGGCAGTGCTGAATTTGAAGATCTTCTTGCAGATATCGCCGGAATAACCATGGGATATCTATTCGCTAAAAGTACTTCACCAAGGCCTCTTCTGATCTTCTATCTAGTTTTCTAGTGGTAGATAGATTCAACATGAAAACCACTTGACAAGGTATCTATCAGAAGATAGAATATATTGACCCTTGCTCAGTACGTGGAGTATACCCGTACTTAGCATGAGGATAAAATGAAGGAGGAAGAGCATGGCAGTAAACAAAGAGGAACTCATCAAGGAGTTTCAGATTCACGAAAAAGACACGGGTTCAGTCGAGATTCAGATCGCAATTTTAACAGCGCGAATCAAACACATTGCAGAACATCTCAAAGCCCATCCCAAAGATTTTCATTCAAGAAGAGGTTTGCTAAAGATGGTAGGAAGAAGAAGAAAGATGCTTAGGTACTTAAAACACAACAAGCCTGATGTTTACAAAGAGCTTATTGCTAAACTTGGCATTCGTGGTTAAACGGAAAGATACAGGGGGAGCATAAAAGCTCCCCCTTTTATTTTTTGAAATACGCGTAACTTATTTAACTGGTATAATTATTGAAGAAAAACGTTAAAAAGAGGTGTTAGCATGAACGAATTCAAAAAATGGGAAAGAGAATTCTATGGAAGGAAACTCGTCGTCGAACACGGAAAAATGGCAAAACAGTCTCATGGTGCATGTTTCGTGAGATTCGGTGACTCTGCTATTCTGGCGACAGTTGATGCAAATGAAGAACCCATAGAAGGGGCAGACTTTCTACCCCTGACTGTCGAATATCAGGAAAAATTCTATGCAGCTGGTAAGATCCCAGGAGGATTTATAAAAAGAGAGGGCAGACCCAGCGAAAACGCTGTGCTTTCCGCTCGGCTCATAGACAGGCCAATAAGACCTCTTTTCCCCGATGGCATGACAAATGAGGTTCAGGTAATAGTTACTGTGCTCTCAGCGGACCCAGATACACCACCGGATACAATGGGTATATTTGCTAGTTCGCTGGCATTAAACATATCTCCCATACCTTTTAACGGAGTCGTTGCCGGAGTAAGGGTCGGATATATTGATAACGAATACGTAATTTTTCCGACAGTTGAACAGTTAGAAAAGAGTATGCTTGATATCGTTGTGGCTGGTACAAAGGAAGCTGTGACGATGGTGGAGGGCGAAGCCAAAGAAGTATCTGAAGAAGTAATGCTTGGTGCCTTGAAAGCTGCACATGATGCTATCAAAAAGCTTGTGAAATTCCAAGAAGAAATTCTTTCAGAATTCGAAATACAGAAATGGGAAATAAGAATACCGGAGCCACCGGAGGGGCTACTTGAATCATTTTCTGAGCTTCTCGACGACGATGAAATATTCAGATTGATGCTTACTCCTGGGAAAAAGGCTAAGGATAAAGCACTCAAAGAATACAGAAACGAAAAAATAGAAAAATTTAAGGAATTATACGCCAATAAGTGGTCGGAAGAAGAACTCACTGAAAATGAAAAATTCCTTAAATCTTTCTTCGATGAACGCTTAAAGAGCATAATGAGACATTCGATCATAGAAAAGAATTTGAGGTTGGACGGGAGAAAGCACAACGAGATAAGGCCCATCACCTGTGAGCTGGACATACTTCCTAGAACCCATGGTTCAGCATTGTTCACCAGAGGTGAAACACAGAGTCTCGGAACGGTTACCCTTGGCGCTCCCATTGACGAGCAAGTAGTCGACACACTTTTTGAAGAAGGATCAAAAACATTTATGTTGCACTATAACTTCCCGCCCTTCAGTACCGGCGAAGTTAAGAGGCTTAGAGGACCAGGAAGAAGAGAGATCGGCCATGGACATCTTGCTGAAAGAGCTCTTAAGTTTGTTATTCCGCCTGAAGAGGAATTTCCCTACACGATCAGAGTCGTATCTGAAATTCTTGAATCTAACGGCTCATCGTCTATGGCTACTGTTTGTTCGGGTTCATTGGCCCTTATGGCGGCGGGTGTGCCCATAAAAAAACATGTTGCAGGTGTAGCGATGGGTCTGATTCAGGAAGAAGACAAAACAGTTGTATTGACCGACATACTTGGTAACGAAGATCACATGGGAGATATGGACTTCAAAGTCACCGGCACCCGTGATGGTATAACAGCATTTCAGATGGACGTGAAAGTCGCTGGGGTATCGGAAGAGATAATGCTTAGTGCCCTCCTTCAGGCGAAAGAAGCCAGACAAAAAATTTTAGATCTTATGTATGCAACTATTCCCGAACCCAGGAAGGAAGTCTCGCGCTATGCGCCTGTAATCAAAGTTTTCAATATACCTTATGATAAGATTGGTGAGCTGATCGGCCCCGGTGGCAGGGTGATCAAGAAACTCAGCAGTGATTACGATGCCAAGATCTTTATTGATGATGAGAAAGCACAGGTAAAAATAATTGGTAATGACCCTGATAAGATAGAACGGCTCCTGAAAGTAATCGGTGCGATGTTGAAGGAAATTGAAAAAGGTCAAGTATTCGAAGGTATCATCTCCCGCGTTGAGCCGTACGGGATTTTCGTTGAACTTGCGCCTGGGAAAGTGGGACTGCTCCATTCCTCAAAACTCGGAGAAAATCTCAATGAATTCCTGAAGACTAACAGTGTTGGTTCCCCGGTTAAAGTAGAGGTCACAGCTATCGATGACCTTGGAAGGATACAACTAAAACGATTCGGTGTTGAAGTCAAAGAAGACGATCGTCCAAGGAAGCCATCAAAATATGTACAAAGATCCAACCAAAAGAAAAGATACCACAAAGACTGAGGGTGAAGTATAATAATGCAACGAATATTGAGAGACTCTGAAATCATACTCAAAGAATTGAAGAACGGCTCTATTATAGTCGGAGAGAAAAAGAGGGAGACCCGCACGGTCTCTCTCGCATTCGCTTTCAAAGTTGGTTCTATTTATGAAAATAATGAAAACAATGGAATTTCCCATTTTATTGAGCACGCACTCTTCAAAGGCACGCAAAATCGTTCTTCATATGACATCAAAGAGCCAATAGAACGTGTTGGTGGAACCCTTAACGCTTACACCGGAAGAACATCCACAGTCTACTTTGCTCAGGTACCTTACACTCACGCTGAAAGCACAATGGAAATACTCTATGATATGGTGAGGAATCCTTCCTTTTTGGAGGTTGACATCTCTACCGAAAAAAAGGTAATTCTGGAAGAAATTGCTGAATCTTTTGACGATCCTGTGGATCGTATTTACAATGTAACCTTGTCTAAGATCTGGGATGAACATTATGGCAAACCTGTTCTGGGAACAATTGAGTCAGTCAGCACCATAAATCGTCAGAAGTTGTCTGATTATTATAATTCCCATTACACTTCAGATAGGCTGATTTTCGCAATTACAGGAAACTATGACGATGATCTCTTGACCAAGGTCGAGGAGATGTTGGAAAGATTCCCTGAAAGTTGTGGTATGGAAAAGAACTTTTCTGGTTCGATGAAAACAACGAAGGAACTCATCATTGAGAGAAAAAAAGATCTCAAACAGGTACACTTGCTCCTTTCAACAAGAGCTCCTTCAAGAAGAGATTCTGAATTCGAAGCCTTCAAAATATTCAACGTGCTATTTGGTAGTGGCATGAGTTCAGTGTTGTTTCATAACATCAGAGAAAAATACGGGATGGTGTACAGTATAGGTTCTGAATACATCGCATATGAAGACTTTGGCACACTATTTATCTATGCTTCCACAACACCCAATAATCTTCAACAGCTGTTAAAACTTCTCAAGAGTGAACTAAAAAGGATAACATTGCATGGTATTACCAGTGACGAATTTCGCTATGGAAAAGAAAGATTGAAAGGCAAACTCATGATGTCAACCGAGGGTACATTGCCAATTCTTAGCCGTCATCTTGATAATGTGATGACCCTTGGAACAGTTGAGAGTGCCGATGAACTCATCGCGAAAATCGATAAACAGGACTTTGATTACACAAACGAAGTAATTCACAAATATTTATCTGGTGAATGGAATATTTCTCTACTCATTCCAGAACAACTAGACATCTCTCTTGATGCGAACTTCATCACTCTCTAGGGCTCTTTTCTGCATGAATTCACAGATTACCAAGGAACGGGAAAGGAATTCGTAACTTGACAGGGTATGAGAGTGATGGTAATATAGGAACTGCCGGCGCGAAAGAGGGCGCGGGCAGTAGGGAAGAAGGCAGAGGGTCATTGAAAAATGGATAGCGGTCCCAGTCAATTAACAAAGAAGTGAAGAGCCATGGATGGAGGGTTTGATCCTGGCTCAGGGCGAACGCTGGCGGCGTGCTTGACACATGCAAGTCGAACGCCGAAGCCCCCTTCGGGGGGTGTTAGGAGTGGCGAACGGGTGAGTAACACGTGGGAACGTATCCTGTGATGGGGGATAACTACCCGAAAGGGTAGCTAATACCGCATAAGCCCGAGAGGGGAAAGGCGCAAATGCGCCGTCACGGGAGCGGCCCGCGGTCCATCAGCTAGTTGGTGAGGTAAGGGCTCACCAAGGCGACGACGGATAGCCGGCGTGAGAGCGTGGCCGGCCACAAGGACACTGAGACACGGGTCCTACTCCTACGGGAGGCAGCAGTGCGGAATTTTGGTCAATGGGCGAAAGCCTGAACCAGCGACGCCGCGTGCGGGAAGAAGGCCTTCGGGTCGTAAACCGCTGTGGTGAGGGACGAATACTCCACAGAGTGGAAAGCTGTGGAGGGAGACGGTACCTCACTAGAAAGCCCCGGCTAACTACGTGCCAGCAGCCGCGGTAATACGTAGGGGGCGA
This genomic interval from Kosmotoga pacifica contains the following:
- a CDS encoding 50S ribosomal protein L25; its protein translation is MHELTLTVEPRSKEVKAKDLLKTGKIPAVVYGPDVEPFSISLYKVDIMKHINHLSETTVITLVMEENGERKEIHGFLKAVQRDRVTDSVIHIDFYVPAKGHKMEIHIPINFIGKAKGVEKGGILEHVMTELPVEVLPKDIVDSIDVNVEHLDFGDVLRVKDLPLPEGIKPLLDLEETVAVVEAPRAAIVEEVVEAAEEEVEPEVIEKGKKEEEE
- the pth gene encoding aminoacyl-tRNA hydrolase, translating into MRVFIGLGNPGPRYVLTRHNVGFLFIDEILKQSKLISTYETHLYLAHLVEFNQRNKALLVKPMTFMNLSGIAVKRVCQEFNVHSFEEIIVAYDDIWIPLGKIRIRKNGSDGGHNGLKSIINSLETMSFPRIRIGIGPKPEKNLTDYVLGEFTSDELSIIGKVLKLTTEAAKELCQSDISKVMSKYNSLEVG
- the uvrB gene encoding excinuclease ABC subunit UvrB, encoding MEFLLKSPFEPSGDQPEAIERLVKGLQNGYHFQTLLGVTGSGKTFTMASIIAKTQRPALVISPNKTLVVQLYREFKMFFPQNRVELFISYYDYYQPEAYIPNKDLYIEKDAEINNILARMRLSALKSVLTRKDVVVVASVSAIYASGDPRDFEELNIKLEKGNRINRRELALKLSALQYNRSEDVSVGGVFHMKGELIEIFPPYEEYGIRLYLFDDEVERIVCFDPINRSTIEELDRIIIYPAKEFVTTEEKIARSIKNIEKELREQVTLLEGNGKYLEAQRLKQRTLYDIEMLETLGYCSGIENYSRFFDGRKPGEPPFTLLDYFNKDELILFIDESHIAVPQLRAMYRGDYSRKKNLVEYGFRLPSAFDNRPLRYEEFLEKVGQIIFVSATPGEYELSISSQVVDQVIRPTGLIDPEVVVKPTENQVDDFIEEMMKVKERNERALVTVLTKKAAEMLSSYLNEMGIRSEYLHSELDAVERVEVLKKLREGYVDVVVGVNLLREGLDLPEVSLVAIMDADREGFLRSETTLIQTIGRAARNINGRVLLYADRVTNSMKRAIEETNRRRLKQLVYNKEHGITPESIIKPLYENIFAEATEQNKKEEMAKNTYIEGIMSLKENLDIEDYVALLEEEMLRAASELRYEDAAVLRDEIYNVKKKK
- the smpB gene encoding SsrA-binding protein SmpB, whose product is MKVVSTNKKARFQYHLLETYEAGIQLLGTEVKSLRQGSASLSEAFCKFEDGELYLLNANISQYSHGTHWNHDPLRKRKLLLHKKELLKISQKVRERGLTIIPTKIYFNDRGIAKVEIALAKGKRLYDKREDIAKRDMERRLKRKLDI
- the rpsO gene encoding 30S ribosomal protein S15 encodes the protein MAVNKEELIKEFQIHEKDTGSVEIQIAILTARIKHIAEHLKAHPKDFHSRRGLLKMVGRRRKMLRYLKHNKPDVYKELIAKLGIRG
- a CDS encoding polyribonucleotide nucleotidyltransferase, which codes for MNEFKKWEREFYGRKLVVEHGKMAKQSHGACFVRFGDSAILATVDANEEPIEGADFLPLTVEYQEKFYAAGKIPGGFIKREGRPSENAVLSARLIDRPIRPLFPDGMTNEVQVIVTVLSADPDTPPDTMGIFASSLALNISPIPFNGVVAGVRVGYIDNEYVIFPTVEQLEKSMLDIVVAGTKEAVTMVEGEAKEVSEEVMLGALKAAHDAIKKLVKFQEEILSEFEIQKWEIRIPEPPEGLLESFSELLDDDEIFRLMLTPGKKAKDKALKEYRNEKIEKFKELYANKWSEEELTENEKFLKSFFDERLKSIMRHSIIEKNLRLDGRKHNEIRPITCELDILPRTHGSALFTRGETQSLGTVTLGAPIDEQVVDTLFEEGSKTFMLHYNFPPFSTGEVKRLRGPGRREIGHGHLAERALKFVIPPEEEFPYTIRVVSEILESNGSSSMATVCSGSLALMAAGVPIKKHVAGVAMGLIQEEDKTVVLTDILGNEDHMGDMDFKVTGTRDGITAFQMDVKVAGVSEEIMLSALLQAKEARQKILDLMYATIPEPRKEVSRYAPVIKVFNIPYDKIGELIGPGGRVIKKLSSDYDAKIFIDDEKAQVKIIGNDPDKIERLLKVIGAMLKEIEKGQVFEGIISRVEPYGIFVELAPGKVGLLHSSKLGENLNEFLKTNSVGSPVKVEVTAIDDLGRIQLKRFGVEVKEDDRPRKPSKYVQRSNQKKRYHKD
- a CDS encoding M16 family metallopeptidase, with translation MQRILRDSEIILKELKNGSIIVGEKKRETRTVSLAFAFKVGSIYENNENNGISHFIEHALFKGTQNRSSYDIKEPIERVGGTLNAYTGRTSTVYFAQVPYTHAESTMEILYDMVRNPSFLEVDISTEKKVILEEIAESFDDPVDRIYNVTLSKIWDEHYGKPVLGTIESVSTINRQKLSDYYNSHYTSDRLIFAITGNYDDDLLTKVEEMLERFPESCGMEKNFSGSMKTTKELIIERKKDLKQVHLLLSTRAPSRRDSEFEAFKIFNVLFGSGMSSVLFHNIREKYGMVYSIGSEYIAYEDFGTLFIYASTTPNNLQQLLKLLKSELKRITLHGITSDEFRYGKERLKGKLMMSTEGTLPILSRHLDNVMTLGTVESADELIAKIDKQDFDYTNEVIHKYLSGEWNISLLIPEQLDISLDANFITL